The following proteins come from a genomic window of Clostridia bacterium:
- the typA gene encoding translational GTPase TypA, with protein MKQTQIRNFGIIAHVDHGKTTLVNAMLQQSGLFHAKQVVEDRVLDRNELEKERGITILAKCTSISYQGYKLNIVDTPGHADFGGEVERIVHMVDGVLLLVDAFEGPMPQTRFVLRKALEAKLKPIVVINKIDRPNARPAQVLDEVLDLFIDLSADDEQLDFPVVYTVAKSGLATLDPAVPPVDLQPLFETIIAHIPAPEGDPAAPLQIGVAIVDHDPYLGRKAIGRVVNGRVQGKQQAALLREDGSCDYRRLSGLFVFEGLKEKPVETAGCGEIVLLTGIEDINVGNTVADPEQPIPLDFVKIDEPTVRVTFQVNKSPFAGQDGEYVTSRKLRERLYREAQGDVSLRVTDTDSPDVFEVAGRGELHLSILIEKMRREGYEFEVSRPQVIVKEINGEKCEPVEELVVEVEDEYVGFVIESLGVRKGELQGMDHQADGRVRLRFLVPTRGLFGFRSEFLTGTKGTGIMYHSFDHFAPWKGEISSRTRGSLVAHETGEATSYGIEHAQERGELFIKPGDRVYRGMIVGEHARPGDLKVNVAKKKQLTNIRSSTQEIAVKLNAPRLMTLEKALEFIADDELLEVTPKQFRMRKKQLP; from the coding sequence ATGAAACAGACACAGATTCGCAATTTTGGGATTATCGCCCACGTAGATCACGGCAAAACCACTCTGGTCAATGCCATGCTGCAGCAAAGCGGTCTTTTTCACGCAAAACAAGTGGTGGAGGACCGCGTCTTAGACCGGAACGAATTGGAAAAAGAGCGCGGCATTACCATTTTGGCCAAATGCACTTCCATTTCTTATCAGGGCTATAAATTAAATATCGTAGATACTCCCGGCCATGCCGATTTCGGCGGGGAAGTGGAACGGATCGTGCACATGGTAGACGGGGTCCTGCTGCTGGTGGACGCTTTTGAAGGTCCCATGCCCCAGACTCGTTTTGTGCTGCGCAAGGCTTTAGAGGCTAAGTTGAAGCCTATTGTCGTCATCAACAAAATTGACCGGCCCAATGCTCGGCCCGCCCAGGTGCTGGATGAGGTGCTGGACTTGTTTATCGATCTCTCGGCGGATGATGAGCAGTTGGACTTCCCGGTGGTTTACACCGTTGCTAAGTCCGGCCTGGCGACCCTGGACCCGGCGGTACCGCCGGTGGACTTGCAGCCGCTTTTTGAAACCATCATTGCCCATATTCCGGCTCCGGAAGGAGATCCGGCTGCTCCTCTGCAAATAGGGGTTGCCATTGTAGATCATGATCCTTACCTGGGGCGGAAAGCCATCGGTCGCGTGGTTAACGGCCGGGTACAGGGGAAGCAGCAGGCAGCCCTCCTGAGGGAAGACGGCTCTTGTGACTACCGGCGCTTGTCCGGGTTATTCGTCTTTGAAGGTTTGAAAGAGAAGCCGGTGGAGACCGCCGGGTGCGGTGAGATTGTGCTCTTGACGGGCATCGAAGATATTAACGTAGGGAATACCGTGGCGGACCCTGAACAACCCATCCCCCTGGACTTTGTGAAAATCGACGAACCCACCGTCAGGGTGACTTTTCAGGTGAACAAGAGCCCTTTTGCCGGGCAAGACGGGGAGTATGTGACCTCGCGCAAGCTGCGGGAGCGCTTATACCGGGAGGCGCAAGGGGATGTGAGTCTTAGGGTGACGGATACGGATTCCCCGGATGTTTTTGAAGTAGCCGGTCGCGGCGAGCTTCACTTGTCGATCCTGATTGAAAAGATGCGGCGGGAAGGTTATGAATTCGAAGTGTCCAGGCCTCAAGTGATCGTGAAAGAGATTAACGGGGAAAAGTGCGAACCCGTCGAGGAACTGGTGGTGGAAGTGGAGGACGAGTACGTGGGCTTTGTGATCGAAAGCTTAGGCGTGCGGAAAGGGGAACTCCAGGGCATGGATCACCAGGCCGACGGTCGGGTGCGGCTGCGCTTTCTGGTTCCCACCCGGGGTCTCTTTGGTTTCCGTTCGGAGTTTTTGACGGGTACCAAAGGGACAGGCATTATGTATCACAGCTTTGACCATTTTGCCCCGTGGAAAGGGGAGATTTCCAGCCGTACGCGGGGTTCACTGGTGGCTCATGAAACGGGGGAAGCTACCTCCTACGGCATTGAACATGCCCAGGAACGAGGCGAGCTGTTTATTAAGCCCGGCGACCGGGTGTACCGGGGCATGATCGTGGGTGAGCATGCCCGCCCGGGTGATTTGAAGGTGAACGTGGCGAAGAAAAAGCAGCTGACCAATATCCGCAGTTCCACTCAGGAAATCGCCGTCAAGCTGAATGCCCCGCGGTTGATGACTTTGGAGAAAGCC
- a CDS encoding cobyrinate a,c-diamide synthase, producing the protein MKVNRVLIGGVQSGVGKTTLTLGILAALRRRGLEVQPYKVGPDYIDPGLHYHAAGRRSHNLDSWMSDEQVIKQIFVKHAQGVDLCLVEGVMGLFDGAKGERLKGSSADIALILDMPVILVVNVKGMGRSCLPLIKGFQEYEPHLKLKGVILNNAGGDYYRKEIKAAIEQELGLTVLGCVPKEQQIAMPERHLGLLPAEENRQLRTVLEQMADLVEAEVDLAGVLEVAAGAPDLASGYQVSSAGRATGGGTVVIGVARDEAFSFYYQDSLDYLEELGASLVFISPLRDRALPPVDGLYLGGGFPEMFLEELAGNKAMKEAIRQAFHGGMPVVAECGGLMYLAERIVDFQGDRWEGVGLVPGEARMVRRPAALGYVQATALRPSLLADRGDRLKGHEFHYSVMTGLPEEKAAYVLAGGKAPAERIEGYVDRNMVASFVHLHWRSNPKAAAGFVNGCRQYRRLRQGS; encoded by the coding sequence ATGAAAGTCAACCGGGTCCTGATTGGCGGTGTGCAAAGCGGGGTAGGGAAGACTACGCTGACCTTGGGGATACTGGCTGCTTTGCGGAGGCGGGGGCTAGAAGTACAGCCATATAAAGTCGGCCCTGACTACATTGACCCCGGCCTGCACTACCATGCTGCCGGGAGGAGATCTCATAACCTGGACAGTTGGATGAGTGACGAGCAGGTCATAAAACAGATTTTTGTCAAGCATGCCCAAGGGGTTGATTTGTGTTTAGTGGAAGGGGTAATGGGTCTCTTTGACGGTGCCAAGGGAGAGAGGCTCAAGGGCAGCAGTGCCGACATTGCTTTAATCCTGGACATGCCGGTGATCCTGGTAGTCAATGTCAAAGGCATGGGCCGGAGTTGCCTGCCTCTCATCAAGGGTTTTCAAGAATATGAGCCGCATTTGAAGCTGAAAGGTGTGATCTTGAATAACGCCGGTGGTGATTATTATCGAAAAGAAATCAAAGCCGCCATTGAACAGGAACTGGGACTGACGGTGTTAGGCTGTGTACCCAAAGAGCAGCAGATAGCCATGCCGGAACGGCACCTGGGCTTATTGCCGGCAGAGGAGAACCGGCAGTTAAGAACGGTTCTCGAGCAAATGGCAGACCTGGTGGAAGCGGAAGTCGACCTGGCGGGAGTACTGGAGGTGGCCGCCGGGGCGCCGGACCTAGCCTCCGGTTACCAGGTAAGCAGTGCCGGGCGGGCCACCGGTGGGGGGACGGTGGTCATCGGTGTAGCCAGGGACGAGGCTTTCAGTTTTTATTACCAGGACAGTTTGGATTACCTTGAGGAATTGGGAGCCTCCCTGGTCTTTATCAGTCCCCTGCGGGACCGGGCCTTGCCGCCGGTGGACGGCCTGTACCTGGGCGGCGGCTTTCCGGAAATGTTCCTGGAAGAACTGGCGGGAAACAAAGCCATGAAAGAGGCCATCCGGCAGGCTTTTCACGGGGGGATGCCCGTGGTGGCGGAATGCGGCGGCTTGATGTACCTGGCGGAAAGGATCGTGGATTTTCAAGGCGACAGGTGGGAAGGAGTGGGCCTGGTACCCGGCGAGGCCCGCATGGTCCGGCGACCGGCGGCTCTCGGCTATGTACAAGCCACCGCCTTGCGGCCCAGCCTGCTGGCGGACCGGGGCGATCGCCTGAAAGGGCACGAGTTTCACTATTCGGTCATGACCGGGTTGCCTGAGGAAAAGGCGGCCTATGTGCTCGCCGGGGGTAAGGCACCTGCGGAAAGGATTGAGGGTTACGTGGACCGGAACATGGTGGCCTCCTTTGTGCACCTTCATTGGAGGTCTAACCCTAAAGCGGCCGCCGGCTTTGTCAACGGCTGCCGGCAATACCGGCGCTTAAGACAAGGGTCTTGA
- a CDS encoding phosphosulfolactate synthase, producing the protein MNCWHDLLEIPMPGRLPKPRHTGLTMVIDKGLGLTELQELLDSASGYIDMIKLGFGTSLLYPDRVLRDKIAAIRQAGILVFPGGTFFEIAYLQKKAANYCRLLVKYGFTAIEISDGTIELPPAERRKAIKIAKEAGLEVITEIGKKDPRDKVSMSFLREQLEEDLAAGAYKVIVEGRESGKGVMLYDQQGELKQEELETLLKNRISPDHIIWEAPLKNQQQRLISLFGCNVNLGNIAPQETLALEALRLGLRGDTLRSLLQRQKSVIPLSFPSQEEKYSMSQLSIP; encoded by the coding sequence ATGAACTGCTGGCACGACCTGCTGGAAATACCCATGCCGGGAAGACTGCCGAAGCCCCGCCACACTGGATTAACCATGGTCATCGACAAGGGACTTGGTTTAACGGAGCTGCAGGAACTGCTGGACAGCGCTTCCGGCTACATAGACATGATTAAACTGGGCTTTGGTACTTCCCTCCTGTACCCGGACAGGGTCTTAAGGGATAAAATTGCCGCCATTAGACAAGCCGGCATTTTGGTTTTTCCGGGGGGAACCTTTTTTGAAATCGCCTATTTGCAGAAAAAAGCAGCCAACTATTGCCGCCTGCTGGTCAAGTACGGCTTTACAGCCATTGAGATTTCCGACGGCACTATCGAACTGCCTCCTGCCGAAAGGCGGAAAGCCATCAAAATAGCCAAAGAAGCGGGTTTGGAAGTGATCACTGAAATTGGCAAGAAGGATCCACGGGATAAAGTTAGCATGTCTTTTCTCCGGGAACAGCTGGAGGAGGACCTGGCAGCAGGAGCTTATAAAGTCATTGTCGAAGGAAGAGAATCCGGAAAAGGAGTTATGCTCTACGACCAACAGGGGGAACTGAAACAGGAAGAACTGGAAACGCTGCTGAAAAACCGTATTTCCCCGGATCACATCATCTGGGAGGCCCCTTTGAAAAACCAGCAGCAAAGACTGATCAGCCTTTTCGGCTGCAACGTCAATTTGGGTAATATCGCCCCGCAGGAGACCCTGGCTTTGGAAGCTTTGAGATTGGGCCTCAGAGGCGATACCCTGCGAAGTCTCCTGCAACGGCAAAAGAGCGTGATTCCTCTATCTTTCCCATCACAGGAAGAAAAATACAGCATGAGCCAGCTATCCATCCCATAA
- a CDS encoding 2-phosphosulfolactate phosphatase, with amino-acid sequence MTAQCLAYTDTAVHPTVVVYDVLRATSTITTALAHGAKEIIPVLEVDEALSLYAGLKKTTGQVLLGGERRGDPIPGFHLGNSPLEYTEDKVRGKTIILTTTNGTRALLHSRRKGAQKIIIGSLLNQQQVVRALLNEPAITVVCAGVNGAFALEDFFAAGLMLLELIALQPDYALDDGALAALHAARGAGEGPAVIAASTAAQRLKNQNRWKDVEFCTTPNLFPVLPVFHNHRVVLDSAFCSR; translated from the coding sequence ATGACAGCCCAGTGCTTGGCCTACACGGATACCGCCGTTCATCCCACCGTGGTGGTCTACGATGTCCTGCGGGCCACCTCCACCATTACCACTGCCCTAGCCCACGGGGCCAAAGAGATCATTCCTGTCTTGGAAGTTGATGAAGCGTTATCCCTCTATGCCGGCTTAAAAAAAACAACCGGCCAGGTGCTGCTGGGCGGGGAACGCCGGGGTGATCCCATCCCCGGGTTCCACTTGGGGAACTCACCTTTAGAATACACGGAAGACAAGGTCCGGGGCAAAACGATTATACTTACTACTACCAACGGTACCCGGGCCTTGCTCCACAGCCGGCGAAAAGGAGCGCAAAAAATTATCATTGGCAGCCTCCTCAACCAGCAGCAGGTGGTGCGAGCCCTTTTAAATGAACCGGCGATAACCGTCGTCTGTGCCGGGGTCAACGGAGCCTTCGCTTTGGAAGATTTTTTCGCCGCAGGCTTGATGCTCCTGGAGCTAATTGCCCTACAACCTGACTATGCCTTGGACGACGGTGCCCTGGCGGCCCTCCACGCCGCCCGGGGGGCCGGGGAGGGCCCCGCCGTGATTGCTGCCAGTACCGCCGCCCAACGGCTCAAAAACCAAAACAGGTGGAAGGATGTAGAGTTTTGCACCACCCCCAACCTGTTCCCCGTCCTGCCGGTATTTCACAACCACCGGGTGGTGCTGGACAGCGCATTTTGCTCCAGATAG
- a CDS encoding N-acetylmuramoyl-L-alanine amidase, producing the protein MGRFTMAVFVPKRYLFLSGLLILHIVLGIMALDYWIMYREERKVLATGAQVILDPGHGGVDPGALSGEVKEKDIVLDVVQRMSHYLEEQGYSVVLTRDADVDLGGELAPGRHRRDLQARVRVINQGQVAVSVHCNTIEDSSQRGAVVFYQKGSEAGKQLAAALLGELNKVQLLNDNRPLPRENLFLLRTSRIPTVIVELGFLSNQEDRQKLMEPGFRQQLAEALSRGIINYLEQNALSSTTRWL; encoded by the coding sequence TTGGGCCGGTTTACCATGGCAGTTTTTGTGCCAAAGCGGTACTTGTTCTTGAGCGGGCTTTTAATATTACACATTGTTCTTGGGATCATGGCTTTGGATTACTGGATAATGTACCGGGAGGAGAGAAAGGTGTTGGCCACCGGGGCCCAGGTCATCTTGGACCCGGGTCATGGCGGCGTGGACCCGGGCGCCTTGTCGGGGGAAGTGAAGGAAAAGGACATTGTATTGGATGTGGTGCAGCGGATGAGTCACTACTTGGAGGAACAGGGTTACAGTGTAGTGTTAACCAGGGATGCGGATGTGGACCTGGGTGGGGAACTAGCGCCGGGCAGGCACCGGCGAGACCTGCAGGCCAGGGTTCGGGTGATCAATCAAGGGCAAGTAGCCGTCAGCGTTCACTGTAACACCATCGAGGACAGCAGCCAGAGAGGAGCGGTAGTGTTTTACCAGAAAGGGTCGGAAGCAGGGAAACAACTGGCCGCTGCCCTGCTTGGGGAGCTGAACAAGGTGCAATTGCTCAATGACAATCGTCCTTTGCCCAGGGAAAACCTTTTCCTGCTGAGGACTTCCCGTATTCCGACCGTCATCGTGGAATTAGGGTTTTTGTCCAACCAGGAGGACCGGCAGAAGCTCATGGAACCGGGCTTCAGGCAGCAGCTGGCTGAAGCGCTGTCCAGGGGGATCATCAACTATCTGGAGCAAAATGCGCTGTCCAGCACCACCCGGTGGTTGTGA
- a CDS encoding LysM peptidoglycan-binding domain-containing protein, whose protein sequence is MPYVIVQPGDTLRELSQQYHVSYLRLLAANPQIQNPDRIYPGQVIILPTPHQRTPAAEVQRVVRPGDTMFFIAREFGVPLEHLISLNRFVKDPNLIYPGMILTIRRGRHCPSQIVDFVNRFMQRKAQGQPYDHREFLTVEAEQQLDKRLIMGIPDPANAEYDFLSCYQRANNEYVALVALYRRRRGFPSVFDIVVEQIIVRVVDGRPRVANVNVQVVLQVS, encoded by the coding sequence ATGCCCTATGTCATTGTCCAGCCCGGCGATACATTGCGGGAGCTCAGCCAGCAATATCACGTTTCTTACTTAAGGCTTTTGGCCGCTAATCCCCAGATCCAAAACCCGGATAGGATTTATCCCGGCCAGGTGATCATTTTGCCCACCCCTCACCAGCGGACACCGGCAGCCGAGGTACAGAGGGTGGTTCGTCCCGGGGATACCATGTTCTTCATTGCCAGGGAGTTTGGCGTGCCGCTGGAACACTTGATCTCCTTAAACCGCTTCGTCAAGGATCCAAACCTGATTTACCCCGGCATGATCCTGACGATCCGGAGAGGCAGGCACTGCCCGTCACAAATCGTGGATTTCGTCAACCGCTTTATGCAGCGTAAAGCTCAAGGCCAACCCTATGACCACCGGGAGTTTCTAACGGTGGAAGCAGAGCAGCAGTTGGATAAGCGATTAATCATGGGTATACCTGACCCGGCCAATGCGGAATACGATTTCCTATCCTGTTACCAGAGAGCGAACAATGAATATGTGGCTCTAGTGGCCCTCTACCGGAGAAGGAGGGGCTTCCCCAGCGTTTTCGACATCGTCGTAGAGCAAATCATTGTGAGGGTGGTGGACGGGCGACCCAGAGTGGCCAACGTCAACGTCCAGGTGGTGCTGCAGGTAAGTTAA